In a genomic window of Rhododendron vialii isolate Sample 1 chromosome 12a, ASM3025357v1:
- the LOC131309482 gene encoding uncharacterized protein LOC131309482, which translates to MAAALNRFISKSSDKCHAFFHALKGKSRRSFEWTSDCNSALAELKEYLNSTPLLVKPKEFETLYLYLAISTHATSSALVRRDGTDDMPIYFTSKTLLPAQTRYLPLEKLALALVSAARKLLPYFQSHPIVVLTEHPLKSLFRKADLSNRVFKWAVELANFDIHFEPRTKIQNFSTHPSQHKTIAEHQVSPKPWHLFQGDTWRLHVDGASNSNGAGVGVVLVSTCGTLHESAISIEFLATNNEAEYEALIAGLRSAVVMEISDLVVYSSKASEFKTISFGSIDHPSFDTTPEILNVELGPSWMDEIIAFLKHDTLPADKKEAYRIKNKAAYYWLSESDQLYKKSFSGPYLLVVHPTQVPDILTELHSGKLPTTPGGFKFLITATDYFSKWVEAEPLVTTTKVDVRRFVWRNIVTRFGVPYAIVSDNGSQFVGNGQAEATNKTVSAGIKRRLNSKRGKWAEELPCVLWAYRTTPRRSTGQTPFSMVFGMEAVIPLESRFPTLRTENFDPKTNDEAVEQELILVDEKRDDARLRLAKYQ; encoded by the exons ATGGCCGCAGCTCTAAACCGATTCATTAGCAAGTCCTCAGACaagtgccacgcattcttccatgccttgaaAGGAAAAAGTCGACGCAGCTTTGAGTGGACCTCGGATTGTAACTCCGCCTTGGCTGAACTCAAAGAATACTTAAACTCGACCCCGCTATTAGTAAAACCCAAGGAGTTCGAAACTTTGTATCTCTATCTCGCCATTTCCACCcacgcaaccagttctgcacttgtGCGGCGGGATGGCACAGATGACATGCCgatctatttcacaagcaagacactccttccagctcaaacaCGTTACCTACcccttgaaaagttagcccttgctctTGTTTCGGCAGCTAGGAAActcctgccctacttccaatcacaccccATCGTCGTCTTAACAGAGCACCCCCTCAAGAGCCTTTTTCGGAAGGCTGATCTATCCAACAGGGTCTTCAAGTGGGCAGTAGAGCTAGCAAACTTTGACATTCATTTTGAGccacgaacg AAGATACAGAACTTCTCAACACACCCATCCCAACACAAAACAATCGCCGAGCATCAAGTGTCGCCGAAACCTTGGCATCTTTTCCAAGGGGACACCTGGCGCCTACATGTTGACGGTGCATCtaacagcaacggagcaggggtCGGGGTCGTCCTAGTCTCCACTTGTGGAACACtacatgaaagtgctatcagcatCGAATTTCTCGCCACCAATAatgaagccgaatatgaagccctCATCGCTGGCTTACGCTCTGCAGTTGTGATGGAAATCTCTGATCTTGTCGTTTAct CTTCTAAAGCCTCCGAATTCAAGACAATCAGCTTCGGCAGCATTGACCATCCAAGCTTTGACACAACTCCTGAAATACTCAACGTTGAACTCGGtccaagctggatggacgagatcatTGCATTTCTCAAGCATGACACTTTACCAGcagacaagaaggaagcttaccGCATCAAGAACaaagccgcttactactggctctcTGAAAGTGACCAACTCTACAAGAAATCTTTCTCGGGCCCTTATCTCCTCGTTGTCCACCCAACCCAGGTACCGGATATTCTCACCGAGCTTCACTCTG GCAAGCTCCCAACAACACCAGGTGGCTTCAAATTCTTGATCACCGCAacggactacttctccaaatgggttgaGGCCGAACCTCTTGTCACAACCACCAAAGTCGACGTTCGAAGATTCGTCTGGAGGAACATTGTGACCAGGTTCGGCGTCCCTTACGCCATCGTGTCAGACAACGGAAGCCAATTCGTGG gaaatggccaagctGAGGCAACAAACAAGACCGTCAGTGCTGGGATCAAACGTCGGCTAaactccaaaagaggaaaatgggctgaggaACTGCCATGTGTCCTTTGGGCTTACCGTACTACCCCGAGGCGCTCAACAGGCCAAACTCCCTTTTCAATGGTGTTCGGCATGGAGGCCGTAATCCCACTAGAGTCTAGGTTCCCAACTCTAAGAACAGAGAACTTcgatccaaagactaatgaCGAAGCCGTGGAACAAGAACTGATTTTAGTAGATGAAAAGCGCGAcgacgctcggcttaggctCGCCAAATACCAATAG